A portion of the Nitratidesulfovibrio termitidis HI1 genome contains these proteins:
- a CDS encoding MFS transporter, which translates to MREVTRIPSLPRFWISQCGSYLAYNMLAVVIGWQIYAMTGSALHLGLVGLAQFTPQLLLTLVVGGVADRFDRRRIAFCCQLAEGLMAVALAVGSATGTLTPAGVFAGAFLTGAARAFEQPAMSALLPGLVPVQVLPRVLAFGAGLRQASIIAGPALGGFLCAAGAQVGYGVCGAAFLIACVAILLVRRPDTAAKREPMTLRSLFGGIDYVRRNPVILGAISLDLFSVLLGGATALLPIYASDILHTGPWGLGLLRASPAVGALCMSVYLARVPMRRRVGRRLFAGVVGFGVATVTFGLSRSFPLSMAALAMLGSCDMISVVVRQTLVQLETPDAMRGRVGAVNSVFIGTSNQLGEFESGVTAAWFGATGSVVLGGVGTILVALLWMRLFPALLHRDQLVSTPAAAPDTEPDAEPDATQDAKPDPEPESARASG; encoded by the coding sequence TTGCGTGAGGTAACCCGCATCCCCTCGCTGCCGCGCTTCTGGATCAGCCAGTGCGGTTCGTACCTGGCCTACAACATGCTGGCCGTGGTCATCGGCTGGCAGATCTACGCCATGACCGGCAGCGCCCTGCACCTCGGCCTGGTGGGGCTGGCCCAGTTCACCCCGCAATTGCTGCTTACCCTGGTGGTGGGCGGCGTGGCCGACCGCTTCGACCGGCGGCGCATCGCCTTCTGCTGCCAGTTGGCCGAAGGGCTGATGGCCGTGGCCCTGGCCGTGGGCAGCGCCACGGGCACCCTGACCCCTGCCGGGGTATTCGCCGGGGCCTTTCTGACCGGCGCGGCCCGTGCCTTCGAGCAACCCGCCATGAGCGCCCTGCTGCCCGGCCTGGTGCCGGTGCAGGTGCTGCCCCGCGTGCTGGCCTTTGGCGCCGGGCTGCGTCAGGCGTCCATCATTGCAGGCCCGGCGCTGGGCGGCTTTCTGTGCGCCGCCGGTGCCCAGGTGGGCTACGGGGTGTGCGGCGCGGCGTTTCTGATCGCGTGCGTGGCCATCCTGCTGGTGCGCCGACCGGACACGGCGGCAAAACGCGAGCCCATGACCCTGCGTTCGCTGTTCGGGGGCATCGACTACGTGCGGCGCAACCCGGTCATCCTGGGGGCCATCTCGCTGGACCTCTTTTCGGTGCTGCTGGGCGGGGCCACGGCCCTGCTGCCCATCTACGCCAGCGACATCCTGCACACGGGGCCGTGGGGCCTCGGCCTGTTGCGCGCCTCCCCGGCCGTGGGCGCGCTGTGCATGTCGGTGTACCTGGCCCGCGTGCCCATGCGGCGGCGGGTGGGCAGGCGGCTGTTCGCCGGGGTGGTGGGCTTCGGCGTGGCCACCGTCACCTTCGGGCTGTCGCGCAGCTTCCCGCTGTCCATGGCCGCCCTGGCCATGCTGGGCTCGTGCGACATGATCAGCGTGGTGGTGCGCCAGACCCTGGTGCAGCTGGAAACGCCGGACGCCATGCGCGGCCGCGTGGGCGCGGTGAATTCGGTGTTCATCGGCACTTCCAACCAGCTTGGCGAATTCGAGTCCGGGGTTACCGCCGCGTGGTTCGGCGCCACCGGTTCGGTGGTGCTGGGGGGCGTGGGCACCATTCTCGTGGCCCTGCTGTGGATGCGCCTGTTCCCGGCCCTGCTGCACCGCGACCAACTGGTGAGCACGCCCGCCGCAGCCCCCGATACGGAGCCGGACGCGGAACCCGACGCGACGCAGGACGCGAAACCCGACCCGGAACCGGAATCGGCGCGGGCATCCGGTTAG